From the Argentina anserina chromosome 3, drPotAnse1.1, whole genome shotgun sequence genome, the window AATGTCACCTTCCAAGGCCGAACCTTTGTTCCTGATACACTGCAATCTTCCCTTGTACTGAAAAGTGCAAATTCTTTAGTAGCTAGCTCCAGTTCCATTGCCCCTTCTCCTATCTACCAATCTGCTCGAATTTTCAAGGAAACATCTTCCTATAAGTTCAAAATCCAGCAAGAAGGCCGACATTGGGTCCGCCTTTATTTCTACCCATTAGCAAACTCGGGCCAAAACTTGAAGACTGCTCCGATAACCATGGTCACTGATAACTTTGTTCTCTTGAACAACTTCACTTTTGAGAGCTATAATGGTTCTTATTTGTTCAAGGAGTATGCAATCAATGTTACTTCAGATAGTTTGATCCTCACCATCATTCCTTCAAACAGTTCAGTTGCTTTTGTTAATGCAATTGAAGTGGTCTCAATCCCGGATGAACTAATCCCTGATCAGGCTTATGGTGTGAATCCATCTGCTCCTTTTAGTGGCCTTTCTGCACTTGGTCTTCAAACAATGTATCGATTAAACATGGGGGGTCCTTTACTCACTGCTGACAATGATACCCTCAAGAGAACTTGGGAGAATGATGCGAAATATCTTCATGTCGATAGCTCTGCAGTGAACGTATCAATTAACCCTGCTAGCGTGAAGTATCCGGTGGCTGTCACACCAGAGATAGCACCAAACTGGGTCTATGCCACTGCTGAGGCCATGGGAGATGCAAATGTGCCAAATGGGAACTTCAACATAACTTGGGTGTTTCCAGCAGACCCAAATTATTTATATCTTGTTCGGGTTCATTTCTGTGATATTGTCAGCAAGTCACTGAATAACCTAGTTTTTAATGTTTTCATCAATTCGGACAATGTGCTCTCAAGTCTCGACCTCTCCTCTATTACTGGTGACTTGAATGTGCCATATTACAAAGACTTTGTTGCCAACTCGTCAGCTGATTCAAATATGTTGACAGTCAGTGTTGGTCCAGATTCAATGGCTGATGTCACTAATGCAATTCTGAATGGCTTGGAGATTTTGAAGATCAGCAATGACTTGGGGAGCTTGGATGGGTCCTTGTCTGTCCAGAGTCTCCTTCGCAATTTACCTTCGAAGAGTTATAACAAAGTAATTATTGTTGGGTGTGTTGTTGGAGCTGTAGCTCTTGTGGCAACTGTTACTGTCATTTGTTGCTGCTTGGCATCTTGCAAGTCGAAGACTACTCCTAACCAAGATGGAGACTCTCAAAATAGTGGAACAACTAGCTGCATCTCCCCCAATCGTTGCCGCATATTCAGGTTTCAAGAGATCCTAGATGCAACCAACAAATTTGATGAGAGTCTACTTCTTGGGGTTGGCGGTTTTGGCAGGGTTTACAAGGGAACACTAGAAGATGGGACAAAAGTAGCTGTCAAAAGAGGAAATACCAGATCAGAGCAAGGTCTTATTGAATTCCTAACTGAGATTAAAATGTTATCAAAGCTTCGTCACTGCCACCTTGTGTCACTTATTGGCTATTGTGATGAGAGGACAGAGATGATTCTTGTGTATGAATACATGGCTAATGGACCGCTCCGC encodes:
- the LOC126786386 gene encoding receptor-like protein kinase THESEUS 1, which gives rise to MKSVSWVPLVLASVMFLSNGASSLFESVDNYLIACGSSKNVTFQGRTFVPDTLQSSLVLKSANSLVASSSSIAPSPIYQSARIFKETSSYKFKIQQEGRHWVRLYFYPLANSGQNLKTAPITMVTDNFVLLNNFTFESYNGSYLFKEYAINVTSDSLILTIIPSNSSVAFVNAIEVVSIPDELIPDQAYGVNPSAPFSGLSALGLQTMYRLNMGGPLLTADNDTLKRTWENDAKYLHVDSSAVNVSINPASVKYPVAVTPEIAPNWVYATAEAMGDANVPNGNFNITWVFPADPNYLYLVRVHFCDIVSKSLNNLVFNVFINSDNVLSSLDLSSITGDLNVPYYKDFVANSSADSNMLTVSVGPDSMADVTNAILNGLEILKISNDLGSLDGSLSVQSLLRNLPSKSYNKVIIVGCVVGAVALVATVTVICCCLASCKSKTTPNQDGDSQNSGTTSCISPNRCRIFRFQEILDATNKFDESLLLGVGGFGRVYKGTLEDGTKVAVKRGNTRSEQGLIEFLTEIKMLSKLRHCHLVSLIGYCDERTEMILVYEYMANGPLRSHLYGTDLPTLSWKQRLEICIGAARGLHYLHTGAAQSIIHRDVKTTNILLDENFVAKVADFGLSKAGPAIDQTHVSTAVKGSFGYLDPEYFRRQQLTEKSDVYSFGVVLMEVVCTRPALNPVLPREQVNIAEWGLTWQKKGMLDQIMDSNLAGKVNPASLKKFGETAEKCLAEYGADRPSMGDVLWNLEYALQLEHTSSVLMEPEDNSTNHIRDIELTTLEPFENSVSMIERGRSGTDDDVEDAPTSAVFSQLVNPPGR